A region of Thermococcus piezophilus DNA encodes the following proteins:
- a CDS encoding hydrogenase subunit MbhD domain-containing protein, with protein MIEIHLLILSLALILGFIASYLAVMERDLLKAVGFSSVQAIAYAIAFYILMAPDIVLAYIAIAVGIYSALLIFAISKTERYEVV; from the coding sequence GTGATTGAAATCCACCTGCTTATCCTCAGCCTTGCCCTCATCCTGGGATTCATAGCCAGCTATCTGGCGGTGATGGAGAGAGATCTGCTTAAGGCAGTGGGCTTTTCCTCTGTCCAAGCAATAGCCTACGCCATAGCATTCTACATCCTGATGGCGCCGGACATAGTTCTCGCCTACATAGCGATAGCCGTGGGAATATACTCTGCCCTGCTGATATTCGCCATCAGCAAGACCGAGAGGTACGAGGTGGTGTGA
- a CDS encoding MnhB domain-containing protein codes for MRGKGLITAVIILTFAALMTYAVVSLQVFSEGTGVRPLGEFYLENSYFGDYSAKSPEVVTSILWDYRGIDTLFETAVFFLAIIGSLTIFRLTKEQEKEVKKVESAPTELTPIVKDVTKVIVAMILAVSASIALHGHLTPGGGFQGGSALAVAPLLIIAAYSKYALEKNGLDKTRALILRSIGLLGIALVALVPLLSGGFVMQNQPIFPAEIGGQLIGGSLIYYNFFEFLAVGAGFTAVFLLLSIPEEKFKKILEVKK; via the coding sequence ATGAGGGGCAAGGGCCTCATCACGGCGGTTATAATCCTGACCTTCGCCGCGCTCATGACTTACGCTGTTGTCTCCCTCCAGGTCTTCAGCGAGGGTACCGGAGTCAGACCTCTCGGCGAATTCTACTTAGAAAACAGTTATTTCGGGGATTATTCTGCTAAGAGTCCTGAGGTTGTTACCTCAATCCTCTGGGACTACCGTGGCATTGACACGCTCTTTGAGACTGCAGTGTTCTTCCTCGCAATAATTGGAAGCTTAACCATCTTCAGACTCACCAAAGAGCAGGAGAAAGAGGTCAAGAAGGTTGAAAGCGCTCCAACCGAGCTGACACCAATAGTGAAGGACGTTACTAAAGTTATCGTTGCGATGATTCTTGCCGTTTCGGCCTCGATTGCTCTACACGGTCACTTAACGCCTGGTGGTGGTTTCCAGGGTGGTTCGGCTTTGGCAGTTGCTCCATTGTTGATAATCGCAGCTTACTCCAAGTACGCCCTCGAAAAGAATGGCCTGGATAAAACGAGAGCATTAATCCTTCGTTCCATTGGTCTCCTGGGAATTGCTCTCGTAGCGTTAGTCCCCTTGCTCAGCGGTGGTTTCGTCATGCAGAACCAGCCGATATTCCCTGCTGAAATTGGAGGCCAACTTATCGGTGGTTCCCTAATCTACTACAACTTCTTCGAGTTCCTGGCCGTTGGCGCTGGATTCACGGCGGTATTCCTCCTCCTAAGCATCCCAGAAGAAAAATTCAAGAAAATCCTGGAGGTGAAGAAATGA
- a CDS encoding sodium:proton antiporter, with the protein MSTSEFLWAYLWVVLLLTLAVSLYGIIARPNMLKKIISLTILGDAVNVMVVLIGYRLTYPIAPPILPSLSKEALEGFVSSAVDPLPQALVITAVVIGMAVNILLAVLAIQLYRLYGTLDVREIAKRGGEE; encoded by the coding sequence ATGAGCACTTCAGAGTTCCTGTGGGCTTACCTCTGGGTCGTCTTACTGCTCACGCTGGCGGTATCGCTGTACGGCATAATCGCTAGGCCGAACATGCTGAAGAAAATTATATCCCTCACGATACTCGGCGATGCCGTCAACGTCATGGTCGTTCTCATAGGCTACCGCCTCACCTATCCAATCGCCCCGCCAATACTGCCATCGCTCTCAAAAGAAGCGTTGGAGGGGTTTGTGAGTTCTGCCGTTGACCCGCTTCCGCAGGCGCTCGTTATCACTGCGGTCGTCATAGGAATGGCGGTGAACATACTCCTCGCGGTGCTGGCGATACAGCTCTACCGTCTCTACGGCACGCTCGACGTGAGGGAGATAGCGAAGAGGGGTGGTGAGGAATGA
- a CDS encoding Na+/H+ antiporter subunit E — MRGVIPTALLAFITYIIFTGSSSPYDLFTGAVVAVGVGLLMGKYVVQNDAKAINPVRWLWGVIYFLWYMLVAETKSHIDVMIRTTTGNYNPGIVKVPIGVETSYAKTLVANSITNTPGTVVVDMDEKYLYVNWIDVTTLDPEKAKGEISADFERFAKRIFE; from the coding sequence ATGAGGGGGGTCATTCCAACGGCCCTGCTCGCGTTCATCACGTACATAATCTTCACTGGTTCAAGCAGTCCCTACGATCTGTTCACTGGAGCGGTTGTGGCAGTAGGAGTAGGATTGCTTATGGGTAAATACGTTGTTCAGAATGATGCCAAGGCCATAAATCCAGTGAGGTGGCTGTGGGGTGTCATTTACTTCCTCTGGTATATGCTCGTGGCAGAGACGAAGTCCCACATAGACGTCATGATTAGGACAACCACCGGCAACTACAACCCCGGAATAGTTAAGGTGCCTATTGGTGTCGAGACAAGCTACGCTAAGACCCTCGTGGCGAACTCGATAACCAACACGCCCGGAACGGTCGTGGTGGACATGGACGAGAAGTACCTCTACGTGAACTGGATTGACGTGACGACTCTGGACCCTGAGAAGGCTAAGGGAGAAATCTCGGCGGACTTTGAGAGGTTCGCGAAGAGAATATTCGAGTGA
- a CDS encoding proton-conducting transporter membrane subunit has product MDVVGLTPIIPVLFAFGLPLTSIIIKGNRKIIQAYALVGTGLTLISAFKLFQLAYSSDKPLIYTFGKWVAPIGIIYEVDRTSALIALVTAALMFLIAIYSYRYLEHEEGLEWYYTLYLGLEAGLLGVLLTGDAFNLFVMIEVTSIAAYALVAFYRGRRDAVHAALKYAFIGAIGTTMYFLALGILYGAFGTVNLADLTAKVHGMDFPLTGAPVGDIVVASGVALALATWAFLIKSAIVPNHFWLPEAHPAAPSSISAVLSGLVVNVGVYSLIRFLYTVYGGELAPGLAKVVGTLGTVLIALGAISALFGALMMNAQRDVKKLIAYSTIMHMGYLFMAVGLGTQLGLQAALFHIINHAIAKALLFLAAGMFIHAAGSRDISDLAGLGRQMPVATFSLAIATLSLVGIPPFNVFFSKLLLFNALMEKSFALAMVIVVSSVTALVAYMRVLYRVWLGKPSREVVMGESGSMAFVVLLLAAAVVVIGLAAPVILQHYIEPAAAQTMDYRLYIQTALEYASRLKIL; this is encoded by the coding sequence ATGGATGTGGTTGGACTGACACCAATCATTCCAGTACTGTTTGCCTTTGGCCTTCCTCTTACGTCGATTATTATCAAGGGCAACAGGAAGATAATCCAGGCTTATGCTTTGGTGGGCACGGGATTAACTTTAATCAGTGCCTTTAAGCTCTTCCAGCTGGCCTACTCCTCGGATAAACCGCTGATTTACACCTTTGGTAAGTGGGTCGCTCCGATAGGCATAATCTACGAGGTTGACAGAACTAGCGCTCTCATAGCCCTGGTTACAGCTGCCCTGATGTTCCTGATTGCGATTTACAGTTACCGTTATTTGGAGCACGAGGAGGGCTTAGAGTGGTACTATACCCTCTACCTCGGCCTTGAGGCTGGTTTACTCGGCGTTCTCCTTACGGGTGATGCATTCAACCTCTTCGTCATGATTGAAGTAACAAGCATCGCAGCATACGCCCTCGTGGCGTTCTACAGGGGAAGGAGGGATGCCGTGCACGCTGCTCTTAAGTACGCATTCATAGGCGCCATAGGAACCACCATGTACTTCCTCGCGCTTGGAATACTCTACGGCGCCTTTGGCACGGTTAATCTTGCCGATTTGACGGCAAAGGTTCACGGAATGGACTTCCCTCTAACTGGTGCTCCAGTTGGGGATATCGTAGTTGCCTCGGGTGTTGCTTTGGCCTTGGCCACCTGGGCGTTCTTGATTAAGTCCGCCATAGTCCCGAACCACTTCTGGCTCCCAGAAGCCCACCCAGCAGCGCCGAGTTCAATCTCGGCTGTACTCTCCGGACTGGTCGTCAACGTCGGTGTTTACTCACTCATCAGGTTCCTCTACACCGTCTATGGCGGCGAACTCGCACCGGGCTTGGCGAAAGTAGTTGGTACCCTTGGAACGGTGCTCATTGCCCTTGGTGCAATCTCGGCACTCTTCGGGGCCCTTATGATGAACGCCCAGAGAGACGTGAAGAAGCTCATCGCCTACTCCACGATAATGCACATGGGTTATCTGTTCATGGCCGTTGGCCTGGGCACCCAACTTGGACTCCAAGCGGCACTTTTCCACATCATTAACCATGCCATCGCCAAGGCCCTCCTCTTCCTCGCCGCTGGGATGTTCATCCATGCCGCTGGCTCAAGGGACATCTCGGACCTGGCAGGCCTCGGCAGGCAGATGCCCGTCGCCACCTTCAGCCTGGCCATAGCAACGCTGAGCCTCGTCGGAATCCCGCCATTCAACGTGTTCTTCAGCAAATTGTTGCTCTTCAACGCTTTGATGGAGAAAAGCTTTGCCCTAGCAATGGTCATAGTTGTCAGCTCAGTCACTGCGCTCGTTGCCTACATGCGCGTCCTCTACAGGGTATGGCTCGGCAAGCCGTCCAGAGAAGTGGTAATGGGAGAATCCGGGAGCATGGCATTCGTGGTGCTCCTGCTGGCGGCTGCGGTTGTTGTGATCGGCCTCGCCGCGCCGGTGATACTCCAGCACTACATCGAACCTGCCGCGGCCCAGACGATGGACTACAGGCTTTACATTCAAACCGCCTTGGAGTATGCATCAAGATTAAAAATCCTCTAA
- a CDS encoding nucleotidyltransferase, which produces MSIEAAKQKLFQRIMKFYSDNLLSVVFYGAHLKDELDEIDVLVIIDKPYDPVKLNRVADFIENIKEPVEEEYGYFIAFELYTREEAENFHSSFLDVAKAHEIAYDRDNYFQNLLREMLNPKKTIEYVKYISTIEYIPVENEQREEK; this is translated from the coding sequence ATGAGCATTGAGGCAGCAAAGCAAAAGCTTTTTCAGCGGATAATGAAATTCTACAGTGACAATCTGCTCTCCGTGGTCTTCTATGGGGCACACCTGAAGGACGAGCTGGATGAGATTGATGTCCTTGTAATCATTGATAAGCCCTATGACCCGGTCAAGCTCAACCGGGTGGCGGACTTTATAGAAAACATCAAGGAGCCCGTTGAGGAGGAGTATGGCTATTTCATAGCTTTCGAGCTCTACACCAGGGAAGAGGCGGAGAACTTTCACTCGTCCTTCCTCGACGTTGCCAAGGCCCACGAGATTGCCTACGACAGAGACAACTACTTCCAGAACCTGCTCAGAGAGATGCTAAATCCTAAGAAGACTATAGAGTACGTGAAGTACATAAGTACCATCGAGTACATCCCGGTGGAAAATGAGCAAAGGGAGGAGAAATGA
- the mobA gene encoding molybdenum cofactor guanylyltransferase MobA gives MIGAVLAGGQGRRFGGDKLLFRIDGKPLIAYAIESLEAARGIDEVVIVASPKNAGNMEKLGYEVIVDGLMVGPIGGIYTALSLGDAFVVAGDMPLIVTEFVDYIIHEFRKSGKAVCVPRWSNGYLEPLHATYSAGFRKILEEQITSGDYMIRKAIERINTCYLPIEELPERWRESFFNVNRKEDLRKFPKSSF, from the coding sequence ATGATAGGAGCCGTTCTGGCGGGGGGACAGGGAAGGCGTTTCGGGGGCGATAAGCTGCTCTTCAGGATAGACGGAAAGCCCCTCATAGCTTACGCCATCGAGAGCCTCGAGGCCGCTAGGGGGATAGACGAGGTCGTGATAGTTGCCTCTCCAAAGAATGCGGGAAACATGGAAAAACTCGGCTACGAGGTCATCGTTGACGGGCTGATGGTCGGTCCCATAGGGGGCATCTACACTGCATTGAGCCTCGGTGATGCCTTCGTGGTAGCTGGGGACATGCCCCTAATAGTCACAGAATTCGTTGATTACATAATCCATGAATTCAGGAAAAGTGGAAAAGCGGTCTGCGTTCCGCGCTGGAGCAACGGCTACCTGGAGCCACTGCACGCGACCTACTCTGCGGGGTTCAGAAAAATCCTCGAGGAGCAGATTACGAGCGGGGACTACATGATAAGGAAAGCCATAGAGAGGATCAACACCTGCTACCTGCCGATAGAGGAGCTCCCGGAGAGGTGGCGCGAGAGCTTTTTCAACGTGAACAGAAAGGAGGATTTGAGAAAGTTTCCTAAGTCCTCTTTCTAA
- a CDS encoding hydrogenase 3 maturation endopeptidase HyCI: MELEKLFQNAKRVVICGIGNDIRGDDAFGVLVAKRLKELIKKENVLVLNCGEVPENYTGRIAEFKPDLVVFIDAVDFGGKHGELVVADPEGTLGEAVSTHGLPLKFITRFMKTMVNAEFILIGCQPRLMGLFEEPTEVIKEKAELLAETIAKILNSQG, from the coding sequence ATGGAACTTGAAAAACTCTTCCAGAACGCTAAGAGGGTTGTAATCTGCGGTATCGGGAACGACATTCGCGGAGACGACGCCTTTGGCGTTCTCGTCGCAAAGAGGCTGAAGGAACTCATCAAGAAAGAAAACGTCCTCGTACTCAACTGCGGGGAAGTGCCAGAGAACTACACGGGCAGGATAGCGGAGTTTAAGCCCGACTTAGTGGTCTTCATTGATGCCGTGGACTTCGGCGGAAAGCATGGAGAGCTCGTCGTAGCCGACCCTGAGGGAACCTTGGGCGAGGCAGTGTCTACCCACGGGCTTCCCCTCAAGTTCATAACGCGGTTCATGAAGACAATGGTAAATGCTGAGTTCATCCTTATCGGCTGCCAGCCCCGCTTGATGGGCCTCTTCGAGGAGCCGACCGAGGTGATAAAGGAAAAAGCCGAGCTACTTGCTGAGACCATTGCCAAAATTCTCAACTCACAGGGATGA
- a CDS encoding Mrp/NBP35 family ATP-binding protein — translation MIAIDPRVKGIEARLERVERIIPVVSGKGGVGKSLTATTLALVLAEKGYKVGLLDLDFHGASDHVVLGFEPKEFPEEDKGVVPPTVHGIKFMSIVYYSEDKPTPMRGMEVSDALIELLTITRWDELDYLIIDMPPGLGDQFLDVLRFLKGGEFIVVATPSKLALNVVRKLIELLKAEKHKIVGVIENMKLNDEKDVKELAEKLDVSYLAGIPFYTDLEEKIGKPEELLKTEFAEKIREVVEKL, via the coding sequence ATGATAGCCATAGATCCCCGCGTCAAGGGCATAGAGGCGAGGCTTGAAAGGGTAGAGCGCATAATCCCAGTTGTCAGCGGCAAGGGTGGCGTTGGAAAGTCCCTAACCGCGACAACTCTCGCCCTCGTTCTTGCCGAGAAGGGCTATAAAGTTGGCCTCCTCGACCTCGACTTCCACGGTGCGAGCGACCACGTAGTCCTCGGCTTCGAGCCGAAGGAGTTCCCGGAGGAGGACAAGGGCGTTGTTCCCCCGACGGTTCACGGAATAAAGTTCATGAGCATTGTGTACTACTCAGAGGATAAGCCAACCCCTATGAGGGGAATGGAGGTGAGCGACGCTCTAATAGAGCTCCTCACCATAACGCGCTGGGATGAGCTGGACTATCTCATCATTGACATGCCTCCAGGTCTGGGAGACCAGTTCCTCGACGTGCTGAGGTTCCTTAAGGGTGGAGAATTCATCGTCGTTGCAACGCCGTCAAAGCTGGCCCTCAACGTAGTGAGGAAGCTGATAGAGCTCCTTAAGGCAGAGAAGCACAAGATCGTTGGTGTTATCGAGAACATGAAACTAAACGATGAGAAGGATGTGAAGGAGCTGGCGGAGAAGCTTGACGTCTCGTACTTGGCAGGGATCCCGTTCTACACTGACCTGGAGGAGAAGATAGGGAAACCAGAGGAGCTCCTGAAGACGGAGTTCGCGGAAAAGATAAGGGAAGTGGTGGAGAAGCTCTAA
- the hypA gene encoding hydrogenase nickel incorporation protein HypA produces the protein MHEWALADGIVRTALDYVQREGAKKLLAIQVVLGELQDVNAEIVEFAMRELLKGTIGEGAEIEFIEEEAVFRCRSCGHEWKLKEVRDRFDERIKEDIHFIPEVVHAFLACPKCGSHDFEVIQGRGVYISGIKIEKEGEA, from the coding sequence ATGCACGAGTGGGCTCTGGCTGATGGAATAGTTAGGACCGCCCTCGACTACGTCCAGAGGGAGGGCGCAAAAAAGCTTCTGGCAATCCAGGTAGTCCTCGGAGAGCTCCAGGATGTCAACGCCGAGATAGTCGAATTTGCCATGAGGGAACTCCTCAAGGGCACCATAGGAGAAGGAGCCGAGATAGAGTTCATCGAGGAAGAGGCAGTCTTCAGGTGCAGGAGCTGCGGCCACGAGTGGAAGCTCAAGGAAGTCAGGGACAGATTTGACGAACGCATAAAAGAGGACATACACTTCATTCCAGAGGTTGTTCACGCCTTTTTAGCGTGTCCGAAGTGCGGTAGCCACGATTTCGAAGTCATCCAGGGCAGAGGAGTTTACATAAGCGGGATAAAAATCGAGAAGGAGGGAGAGGCATGA